CCAACCGGAAGTACACCTCGCCGCGCACCTCGAGGAGTTCCGGGACCGGACGCACGTCCGACGACAACTGGTGGGGCACTCCGACGATGGTGCGCGCGTTGAGTGTCACGTCCTCGCCCGTGCGGCCGTCGCCGCGCGTGACGCCCCGGACGAGTGTCCCGTTCTCGTAGACCAGAGCGAGCGCGACTCCGTCGATCTTCAGTTCGCACAAGAAATCGATCCCGGCGCCCGCATCCGCCTCCGTCCGCGACACCCAGCCGCGCATCTCGTCGGAATCGAAGACGTTGTCGAGAGACATCATCCGCTCGAGGTGGTCGACGGACGCGAAGTCGGTGGAGAATCCGCCTCCGACGAGCTTTGTCGGCGAGTCGGCGACCGCAAGCTCCGGGTGCTCCTCCTCAAGCGCCGTCAGCCGCTTGAGCAGGGCGTCGAACTCGCCGTCACTGATCGTCGGCGCATCCTGGACGTAGTAGCGGAACTGATGTCCGCGCACCTCGTCGGCGAGCTCGGCCCATTCGCGGGCAGCGGCGTCGGAGGGCGTGGGCGTCTGGGCGTCGGTCACCGGTTCAGATTAACGCAGCCCTCCGACAGGTCCCGGAGGCGATTACGCTGGCCACATGCCGCACCCGATCATGTTCGACGACGCCGACCCGATCCTCGCGCTCCTGCGTGAACGTGCACTCGCCCTACCCGAGGCCACGGAGAAGACTGCACACGGTCGTCCGACATTCCGCTGCGGGAAGATGTTCGCGATGTACGGCGGCTCCCGCAAAGGCGAGACGAAGGTCCCCCACGACAACGCGCTGCTGTTCGTTCCCGATCCGCTGGAACGCGACGCCCTTGAACAGGATGAACGCTTCTTCGTTCCCGCATACGTCGGCGCATTCGGCTGGCTGGCGATCGACCTCGCGCTCGACTGCGACTGGGACGAGGTGTCTGAGCTCCTCGACGCCGCATTCCGACAGATCGCACCCAAACGTGCGATCGCGCTGCTGGACGGATAGTCCGCCGGGGACGACCGGGCGGCGGGCGAACGGCCGGCTCAGAGGGCAGCTGGGTCTGATGCGAGGAGTTCGGCGGTCTGCGAGGCGACGCGCAGGGCGGTCGCGGCCCACGACGGCTCAGCGTCGGCCAGGCCGCTGTGCGGTGTGACGACGACGTTGTCGCGCAGGACGGTGCGATTCATGCCGATCTCGTCCATGAGACGAGCGAGGCCCTGAGCGATCTCGTCGGGCCGCGGCTCTGCCGCCGGACGCGTGGTCGGGACGACGCCCGCGAGCATCACGCCACCCGCATCGAGAAACTCGGCCATCCGGTCCTTGCCGACGTCCGTCGTCGGGGTCGACAGATCCACTGTCACCGCGTACGAGGGCAGCATGCGGACAAGAGCGGACTGCGGAGTGCTCGCGCCGTGCAGGACCATCGGCGTGCCGATCGCCGCGGCCATCTCCTCGAAGCGCTGAACGATCAGCGACATCGGCACCGGCGGGATGGCGTCGAGCCTCGTGAGCGGCTGCACACTGCCGTTCAGCACGGCATCGATCTGCTGTTCGTCGAGTTGCACGACGATCTCCGCGCCAAGCCTGCGCCGCAGCTCCTTCACATGCTCGACGAGACCGTCGGTCATCGACGCGACGACGTCCAGTCGGGCGCCACGGTCGCGAACCACCTTGTGCCCGTTCCGGAGTTCAACCTGCGCCGAATAGGTGAACGGCCCGCAGAGCTGGACTTTCAGAAGCTTCCCGGTGTCGATCAGACCGTTCGAGTCCCAGTGCTCCTCGAGTGCGTCGAGATCCCTCGCCAGCAGATCGCGTGCTCGCCTCGTCACCGACCCGGGACGGGACGTGAGGCGGTAGGTGTCGTGGACCATCTCGAACGGCATGTCGATGAGGACCGCGCCTGCACGCCCGACGGGATCGGCTCCGACACCCCTAGCGGGCAGTTCCGGAACAAAGGCGAAGTCGGTCTCCCCCGATACGACGGCGACCGCTTCCACGGGGTCGACACCCGGCATCGGTCCGAGCCCGGTGCCGAGTCCCGTCGGCACCCGAGATCCGGCGAATGTCACCGAGTGGCCTCGACGGTGTCCGCGATGCGGCTGCATCCGAGGACCAGGTCGCCGTTCGTATCATCTGCGGCGTAGAGCACTGCCGCCTGGCCCCGCGCGACACCGCGCAACGGGGACCGCAGGTCGATGCGAACGCCCGGCTCCCCGTCGATCTGGATCGGGGTGGCGACGGCAGGCGCGAGACCACCGTGTGCGCGCACCTGGACGGTGCATTCGACGGGCCCGTCCGGCGTCACACCCGACGTCCAGACAGCACGGGCCGCGACGATCGACGAGACGTCGAGGTCGGCGGCCGACCCGACGGTGACCGTGCCCGACTCCGGGTCGATGCCGGTCACGTAGCGCGGGGTTCCGTCCGGGCCGGGACCCTCGATGCCCAACCCCTTGCGCTGCCCGATGGTGAATCCGTGAACACCGTCGTGGTCGGCGAGCTTCTCCCCCGTCGACTTCTCGATCACCGCACCGGGGCGGACGCCGATCCGCGCTCCGAGGAACGCACGGGTGTCGCCCGTCGGAATGAAGCAGATGTCGTGAGAGTCGGGCTTGTTCGCCACCGACAGTCCTCGGCGTTCCGCCTCTTCGCGGATCTGCGGCTTCGGGGTGTCGCCGATGGGGAACATCGCCCGCGACAACTGCTCGTGGTCGAGCACGGCGAGCACATACGACTGATCCTTGTCGGCGTCGACGGCCCGTCGCAGCTCCCCGTTCGCCAATCGCGCGTAGTGGCCGGTCGCGAGGGCGTCGAAGCCGAGCGCCTCGGCCCGCTCGGCGAGCGCCGAGAACTTGATCTTCTCGTTGCACGACAGGCACGGGTTGGGCGTCTCACCGGCGGCGTACGACGCGACGAACTCGTCGATCACGTCTTCCTTGAACCGGTCGGCGAAGTCCCACACGTAGAACGGGATGCCGAGCACGTCGGCGGCGCGGCGGGCGTCGTCGGCGTCTTCGCGCGAGCAGCAGCCGCGCGATCCGGTGCGCAGTGCGCCCGGCGCTGTCGACAGTGCGAGGTGGACGCCGACGACGTCGTGTCCGGCTTCGACGGCTCGGGCAGCGGCGACCGCCGAGTCGACTCCACCGCTCATCGCTGCAAGTACACGCATCAGCGTCTCCCTCCTGTTCGAGATCCCGCACTGAGCAGGCCTGCTGCCCGAGCCCGGTCGACCACGTCGCCGATCACGTCGGCGACCGCGGTCACATCGTCGTTGTTGTTGTCGTGGGCCAGCGAGAAGCGCAACGAACCGCGCGCCGTGCCCATGTCCAGCCCCATCGCCAACAGCACATGACTCGCGGCCGCCACTCCCGCGGTGCACGCGGAACCCGTGGAGCACTCGACCCCCTTGGCGTCGAGGAGCATGAGCAGCGAGTCGCCTTCGCAGCCCTCGAATGACACGTGGACGATGCCCGGCAGCGCATCGGCCGCGTCGGGCCGTCCGACCGCGCCGTTCACTCGGACGCCGCCGACCGCGACCAACACGTCTCGCAGGCGATCGCGAAGCGCGACGACGTGAACGTTGTGTTCGTCTCGACGGGTGACGGCCGCGCGCAGCGCCGCCGCCATCCCCGCGGCCGCAGGCACGTCCTGGGTGCCGGACCGAATGTCACGTTCATGGCCTCCGCCGTGGAGCAGCGGGGTGCACGCGACGTCGCGCTGCAACAGCAGTGCGCCCGAGCCCTGTGGCCCGCCGAACTTGTGACCTGCGATGCTCAGCGCGGACAGCCCGCTCTCCGCGAAATCGATGGGCAGGTGCCCCGCCGCGGCGATGGCGTCCGAGTGCACGGGCACGCCGTACTCCGCGCCGAGCCGAGCTACCTCGGCGATCGGCTGGACCGTGCCGACCTCGTTGTTCGCCCACATCACCGAGATGACCGCCACCGACTCGGCGTCGGACGCGAGCAGTTCACGCAACGCGGCGACGCTGACCACCCCGGCCTCGTCGACGGGCAGCACTGCGAGGTCCGCGCCCGCCTCGTCGGCCAGCCACTGGGCCGGATCAAGGATCGCATGATGCTCGACCGCCGATACCACGACGGTGCGACGACGGTCGTCCTCGCGTCGTCGGGCGGCGTAGATGCCTTTGAGGGCGAGGTTGTCCGACTCGGTGCCGCCGCTGGTGAAGATCACTTCGGAGGGCCTGGCCCCCAGATCGCGCGCGATCGACTCGCGCGACTCCTCGAGGATGCGACGTGCGCGTCGTCCCGAGCCGTGCAGAGAGGATGAGTTCCCCGGACGTGCCCAGGCCGACTCCATCGCCGCACGAGCCTCCGCGACGAGGGCGGTGGACGCTGCGTTGTCGAGGTAAGCAGGGTGCTGGGGCGTGGACATGACCCCACCACGATAGCCGCGTCCGGTGAAGGGTAAAAAATCATCGGACCACTTGGCCGACTGCGAGGACGCCCGCCGGGTCGTACTGCCCGGCGAGTGCGATGAGCCACGCACGCGTGTCGTCGTCGTAACAGCGGCCGATCACCGATGGATCGGAGGCCGCCGTGAAGTTCGGCAACCGCGAGCCGTCGCTGAACGACGCCAGCGCCTGCAGCAGAGACCCGACTGCCTCGGGAACGAGATCGGCGATCGGCGGAACGAGTACACCCACGATCTGAAGGTTGGCGGCGGCGGCGCGATGACAGAGTGCGCTGGGGTGTTCGGAGGGGCGGCTCAGCGCGCCGCCGAGGAGTCGCATCTCGACCATGAGCAGCGGGCAGTGCGCTGCGGGGCCGGCCTGTTCGAGCAGCGCTGCGATCGTGTTCGGCGTCACCTCGCCGAGCAGTACCGAATCCTCGAACACGGGCATGGGATCCGCCGGATCGGCGTGGACTGCGCCGATCGCCGCGTACGGCAGCGGAGAGACGGCGTCGAGCAGCGGCACCGCGACGTCACGCATCGGTGCGAGTATCGACGCCGCTGTCGCCGGGTCGGCGAGACTGACGAACCGCACGGCGACCGTGAGTCGTCCGGCAAGCATCGGCGGGACCCCCGGCATATCGGGAAGGCGAAGAAGCGCGACGGACGTGTCCGCGTCGTCTGGCAGCGTGTCGATCCACGCGTTCCAGGCATGCAGTACCGCGTCTGCGTGATCACCGTCGAAGTACAGCGCACCTCCGTAGAACCCGCGTATCGGGAGCAGATCGATCAGCGCGTCCACCACGATTCCGAGCGTTCCTTTGCCGCCCCGGAGACCCCAGTACAGTTCGGCGTTCTCGTCCGGCGCCGCTCGGCGAATGCTCGCATCGCCGGTGACGACGGTGAACTCACGCACGTAGTCGGCGGAACTGCCGAGCGCCCGCACCATCGGGCCGATTCCGGCGCCGGTGAGCAGTCCGACGACGCCGACCGACGGCGCGGAGCCGCACACCGGTGCGAGGCCGAGCGGAGCGGCGGCGTCGATGACGGCCTGCCAACGCAGTCCGGCCCCGACGCGTGCGGTGCGCGCGGACGCGTCGACGTGCAGCCCGGCGAGTCCGCCGGTGCGTACGAGCAGCGTGTCTCCGCCGATCGGAGTGGCGCCGTGACCGGTGGCGTGGACGGCGACAGTCATTCCGTTGTCGGCCGCGAACGCGACGACAGCTGCCACGTCGTCGGCGTCGACGACGTCGATCACCGCCCACGGGTGACGAGACACGGTCGCGTTGAACGAGATCGTCTCGTACGCGGGATCCGCCGGCCGGTGCACGTCGCCGCGGACGGCTGCGCGCAACGAGGCGATGTCGGCACGATCAATGCTGCGGGTCGATTCGGTGGTCACGTCGAACTCCTCATCCTCGGCCACGGCCGAGTGCCGTGGGCGGTGAGGTCAGAGTGGCTCCGACTCGTTGTCGGTCTCTTGGAGCCTGCTTGGACGGTCGGTTCGTCGTGGACCGAGTCACCCGTGCGACGAACCCGAATCCGCGAGGAATGCGAGCGCGCTCGCCTCGACTCGTGGGAGCCCGAGCCGGCGAGCCCGCTCGACGATCGACTCGAGAGCCGCAGTGCGGTCGGGTCCGTGCGGGGCGCGTGAGATCTCGACGAGACGACAGCGGAGCGAGCCCGACGGGCTGTCAGCAGACGTGCAGAGCACTTGCGCCCGTTCCAACGCTGCGTCGCCCTCCGCCTGCTGGTCGAGCAGATAGTGCAGGCGGGCCACGGCGAGGTCAACGGGCCCCACACACCCGACTTGCCCCACCGTCGCGATGCAGCCGCTGAACGGCGTGAGGTAGTTCAGAAACCTCGGCGCGTGGTCGACGAGCTGCAACTCGGCGACGAGGTCGGCCAGGACGGTCGCCTGAGCGAGCGACGTCCAGAACATCGGATGATCGTCTGTGGACCACACATCGACCATGTCGCGCACGGTCGCCACGTCGCCCTGCGTCCACGCGACGGTCGCGACACCGGCGGCCATCAACCGGGACACCTGATTCTCCGGCGCTTCTGCGACCACGGCCGCGGCCCAGTCCATGCGGCCTGCTTCGTCGGTGCCGAGCACTTCGTCGATCAACTCACCGACGCCCTGCTGCCCGGCGAGTGCCATCAGAGCCAGCATTCCCGAGCCTGCAACGTACAGCTCTGTCTGCTGGTGGACGGCCATCGCGACGCGGAAATGATCCCGCGCCAGATCAAAGTCGGCATGCCACACCGCCAATGCCATCTCCATCCAGCGGAGTTGAGCGCGCAGCACAGGCAGGCGCATGCGTTCGCTGCCCGCGATGGCCCGCTCGAGGTGAGCCACCGTGGTCTGCAGGTCTCCGACAGTGAGCGCGGCCATCGTGATGACCGAGTCGGTGATCACCGAGTCGACGTCGGCGTCGGGGTGCGGGTGGGCAGCTATCCGCCGCGCGAGGTCCATCTGCTGGTGAGCGTGGGATGCCACACCGGAGTAGGTGATCAGTCGGGCGAGTGCGGCGTCGGCGGCGGCGGCCGGATCACCGAGCTGAGCGGCCGCGGCGTCTGCACGTTTCAGCAGCCCTGCGACGACCGAGCCGTCGTGGTGATAGCAGTGCCCGATCGCGAGGGCCCCGAGGATTCCGACGAGCGCGTCCGGCCGGTCTGCGAACGTGTCCACGGCGTGCTCGAGCACGGCGTGAAGCGGTCCGGGTTCTTCAGCGGGCGACATCCACGGCCACCCGCCGCCCGCCCTCAACAAAGTCCTCGCCACACGGCCGGCGGTGTCGGCAGCGCCGTCGTTCACGGCGTCCCGGAGACGGTTCTCGACGGTGTCGAGCACCGACTGAACCCGCCCTGCTCTGGCATAGGCGTCGAGCATCGCGACGAGGAGTTCGTCCCGGTGCGCGACGTCGGCCTCGCCCCCCACCAGCGACTCATACGTCGTGAGGGCGCAGCCGTACCAGTACGCGGCGTTCTCGGAGTCCCAGCGGACGGTGGCGTCCTTCGCCGCTTCCCGGCAGGCGGCGACGACAGTGTCGACATCCGCGACCGGAAGCGCGTCGAGGAGGTGCGCCGCCCGTGCTTGGGACGCTCCCGGACCGTTGAAGTCGTCGAGGACGTCGGCGATTCTCATGTGCATGCGACATCGTCGCAGTGGCGCCAACGACGACGACGCCTGTTCACGCAGCAATGCATGCGCGAAGGAAGGCTGACCACCGGACGATCCCCAGACGACGATCCGCTCGTCTGCGGCCTCATCGAGGCAATCGGCGACGTCGGTCGGCGGTCTGTCCATCACACGTGCGAGGAACGGGACGTCTATGTCCTCACCGAGCAACGCGGCGTAGCCGATCACTTCACGCACCGGCGGGTCGAGGGTGTCGAGTCTGCGTCCCAACACCGAGCGCACGGCTTCGGGCATCGTCTCGGCGCGCTGCCCGGCAGACAAGCGCGCGTACTCGGTGACGAACAACGGGTTGCCTCCGGTGCGTTCCGCGATCTCAGCGGCGTCCTCCGACGACACTCCCCCGTCCGTGACGGTTCGCACGAGGGCGACGCCCTCGTCGAGTGTCAGGCGTGGAACCACCACGACGTCGCCGCCCGCCCGTATCAACGCGCTCCGGAGTCGCACGGTGGCCGGTCCCGTCTCCTCCTCGCGAATGGTCATCACCACGGTGAGGTGTGCTCGCGTCGTCACGGACGCCAGGTAGCCGAGGAGGCCCGACGTCATCGGGTCCGCCCAGTGAACGTCATCGACGACAACGGTGACGGGGGTTCCCGCGCTCGCAGTCTCCAGCAACTCCTGGACACGCTCGTACACGGCGAATCGAGCAGTGTCGGCGTCCACTCCTGCGGGGATCGACAATACTTCGTCGGGGTCTGCACCGAGCGCACGGCACAGTTGCCGTAGCGGCCACCACGCCGGAATCCCCTCGGTGTCGGGGCACCTCATCCAGACCGTCCGCTCACCGTTCTCGTCGGCGAGGCGGGACGCCTCCTGAGCGAGCCTCGTCTTGCCGATTCCGGCCGGGCCGACGAGCGCGAACCATCGGGTGCCCGAGCGTGTCGGCGAGTACAACGCGCGGATGCTCTGGACGAGCGCCTCCCGGCCGACGAGTGGAGCCGGGTGGGCACGCGCGGGCCCGTCGACGACCGCGGATTGGCGACCGGCCGCCGGTTCACGCGCAGTCTCGGCACCGGACCAGTGTGGGGGACGCGGCCACGCGGCGATCTCCGGGTCTCGACGCAGAATCGCGGCCTGCAGTTCTGCCAGCTCGACCCCCGGGTCGAGGCCGAGTTCGTCCGCGATCACACGAGCGTGGTCGGTGAACACTGCGAGAGCCTCGCCCGCGCGACCCGCACGGTACAAGGCGATCATGTGCAGCCAGACTCCACGTTCTCGGAGCGAATCAGCGGACCGGAGTGCCGCGATCTCGCCGAGCGCCCCACTGACCTCACCACGCGCGAGCGTCGCGGTCACGTGGATCTCGGCCACGCCGAGCCGAACCTCGTGCAGAGCCGCCGCCGTCACCGACACCCAGTCGCGATCTCCGAACTCGTCGAGCAGGCCGCCGTTCCAGAGGGCGGCGGCTCGAACGGATGTGTCCTCGGCGTCCTCCCAGCGCTGCTCCCGGCGCGCGTCTTGAGCAGAGCGAGCGAACCGTTCGAACTCGGCGAGGTCGAGAGTGTCATCGCCCACCACGAGCCGGTAGCCGGGACTGACCCGCTGAATCGGCGACGCCTCACCGTCGGTGTCGCGCAGGAGTCGTCGCAGGTTGGACACGTACGCCTGCAGGCTCGTGTCCGCCGCGGCGGGCGGGTCATCGCCCCACACCGCGTCGATCAGCCGATCACGTGACACCACTGCGCCCCGATGAAGCAGGAGCACAGCGAGGACAGCACGCTGTTTCGGTGAACCCAGGTCCACTGGGGTGCCGTCTCTCACGACGGCGAGCGGTCCGAGCACCCGATACTCACGCATCGACTCGCCCATTCACCCAGTCATTCTACGGCTCGAAGGTCCGCGACCGTGCCGATGTGCGAGGTTGGTCCGCCGAGGTCGTCCATACGATCCACAGTTTCCGGCTCCGCCTGCTCCGCACGTGCTCCGCCCAGGGTCACGGCGGCGACCACGGCGCCCACGAGTGCGACCGCACAGCTGATCCACAAGGCGCTGACGAGGGCCGCGGTGAACTCGTCAGCGGCGTCAGGCACAAAGGCCGACCGGGACGGGAACACCGCCCCGAGTGCGGCCACACCGAGTGCGATGCCGGATTGGCGGAACACGTCGTTCACCCCGGTGGCCAGACCGACATCGTCCGTACCGCTCTCGGACAGGACGATCGCCGACAGCACGGGGTTGAACACGCCCGCTCCGACGCACGCCAAGAGAAAGCCGGGAACCAGATTCCACCCGTTGCCGTCGACGGTCGCAATGGTCATCCACGCCATCCCTCCCGCGACTCCCGTCAGCGCGAGCGTTATCAGAATCCGCGGAGGGACCACGCCCATCAACTTGTCGGTCGCACCGGCCACCAGCAGCATCACCATGGTGCCCGGAAGGTAGACGAGCCCGGCATGGATCGGCGACATGCCGAGCACTCCCTGCAGGTAGAGGGTCACATAGACGAACACCGCGAACATGGACGCCGAGATCGCGAAAGTCGCGAGTTGAGCTCCGACGAATGCCCTGGTGGCGAACAGCCACAGCGGAAGCATCGGTTCGTCGACGACTGCCTCTATACCGATGAACATCACGAACGCGGAACCCGCGACGCCGAACATGATCATCGTGCGCGATCCCGTCCAGCCGCTCTCCGCGGCTTGGAAGAAGGCGTCGGTGAGGGCTGCGAGCGCAACGATCGCGGTCACCTGTCCGGCCCAGTCGCCGCGCCGTGGCGCAGCGCTCCGCGACTCGTCGATCCAGCGAACTCCGATGAGCATGGCGAACCCGACCGGCACATTGATCAGGAAGATCGCCCGCCAGTCGAGCCATTCGGTCAGCACTCCGCCGAGCAGCGGACCGACCGCGAACGCTGCACCGATCGTCGCCCCGTAGGCGGCGAGTGCCGTCGTCCGCCCTCGGCCCGCGGGAAACGCGTGCGCCAGCAACGCCAGCGACGTAGCGAACAGCAGCGATGCGCCGAGGCCCTGCACCACTCTGGCCACGTTCAGGAACAAGATCCCGTCGGCGACGGCGCACAGCGCGGACGCCACGGTGAACACGACGGCGCCGATCACGAACACTCGGCGTCGTCCCGACCTGTCGGCCCACGCACCGGCGCTCAGCACCGTCGCCGCCAGCGCCAGGGTGTAGCCGTCGATGACCCATTTGAGGGCACCGAGGTCGGCGGCCAAGTCGAGCGACACCGCCCCGAGTGCGGTGTTGACCACCGCGATGTCGAGCATCAGCATCGCGGTGGCGGTGCACACGACCGCGAGTGTGACGCGGCGGCGAATGTCCCATCGGGGATTCGGATCAGTCATGAGAGTCCTCTCGAGTAGTTCGACGAGGACAGCGTGATCGTGGCCGCTTGGAACGGTCTTGCCGTCGACTTGGCGCACGAAGCGCGGCGTGGCGCGTCAGGCCATCGAGGACTCGGCCGGTGCCACTCGTGTGACGTCCACCGTCACCATGCGATCGGCCAGATCGGTGGCCGGGTTGATGAGACCCTGTGCCGCCCGAGCCAGCTCGCGCCGGTCCGGGACGGGAAGTTGCAGGTCGAACACGGTCAGTGTGACGGTGAGGTCGCGTGCCGAGACGATCCGCATGAACGTCGAGCCGATGGTGTCGTCCCCGATGAATCCGGCGAGTGCGGTCGGGCGACCGGCTTCGCTGTACGAGAGACGCATCGGCAGGACCGGGACGCCGGCGTCGACGGCCGCTTGGAAGAACGCGGGGCGGAAGCGTCCCGACGCCGCGCCGCACCATGTGGTGCCTTCCGGGAAGACCGCGACCGCGCGGCCGCGGTCGAGGATTCCAGTGACCTTCTCGACGATCGGAACCAGCAGTCGGAGGTCACCGCGCACGTGTGACAGCACTCCGAACGATCTGGCGATGATACCGAATCCCGCCATCTGGGCCACTTCGCGCTTGGCGACGAACCGCGCAGGCGCCACCGAGGCCATCGCCACGATGTCGAGGAACGAGACGTGGTTGGCGACGATCAGCGCGCCGCGCACCACTCGAGCGTTGTCGGGTCGGTGATCTTCGACGGTCAGGCGGACGCCCATCGACCGGAGGCACAATCGTGCGCTCGATCGCCAGTAGCGGTGACGAGCGCGTCGCGGTACCAGCATCGTCATCGTCCCGACGATCAGGAGCGCGGTCGAGATGACGCAGAACCCGGTCAGTCGTGCCGCGGAACGGGCTCGTGAGGCGCGGTCGACGTCGGGCACGCATGCCGTTCCGCAGGGGCTCAGCGGCACCCACGGGTTGACGGTCGTGTTCGTCATGGTGTCGCTGCCCGGCCCCTACTGGTCCGCGCTCTTCATCCGGGCCATCGCGCCGCGGAGTCGTTCGACGTAGCGTGACTCGCCCTGGTGGCGGTCGAGGACGGTCAGGAAGTCGCCGACGTCGAACACCTCGTCGAATGCAGGTTCGCCGCACACCCTGGCGCCGAGTCTCGTGTAACCCTTCAACAGGGCGGGGAGACGGAGAGTCTCCGGCGGCTCCAACTCGTCGAGTGACTTGCCGTCCACCTCGACCCGGATGTGCGGGAACGCCTGCCATGCACCGCGGTACTTGTCGCGGGAGAGGTCGCGAATGCCGCGGAGCTCACGTCCGCGGCCCAGCGGCGATTCGAGTGGCACGGACACGCAGCCCATCATGTAGCGGTAGGCGCCCTCCTCGAGGTAGCCGAGCAGCGCGGCCCAGAGCATCGCCGTCACCGATCCACTGCGGTGTTCGGGGTCGACCACGGCACGGCCCATCTCAACGGTCTCCCCGCGGATCGGGTCGAGCTCGTCGAGATCGAACTCGCTCGCCGAGTACCAGCCGCCCGCCGCGATGGCGCGCGGCGGCGGGAGGACACGGGCGCAGCCGACGAGTTTGTCGGTCGGGAGGTGACGCACCAGGAGATGCTCGCAGAAGTCGTCGAACCGGTCGGCGTCGCGACCCGATGCGGCGTCGCCGATCGAATCGGAGTATCCGGGTTCGTTGTTGAAGACGTCGAAACGCAGACGCTGTGCCGCGTCGACGTCGGT
This genomic window from Gordonia sp. PDNC005 contains:
- a CDS encoding cysteine desulfurase family protein, coding for MSTPQHPAYLDNAASTALVAEARAAMESAWARPGNSSSLHGSGRRARRILEESRESIARDLGARPSEVIFTSGGTESDNLALKGIYAARRREDDRRRTVVVSAVEHHAILDPAQWLADEAGADLAVLPVDEAGVVSVAALRELLASDAESVAVISVMWANNEVGTVQPIAEVARLGAEYGVPVHSDAIAAAGHLPIDFAESGLSALSIAGHKFGGPQGSGALLLQRDVACTPLLHGGGHERDIRSGTQDVPAAAGMAAALRAAVTRRDEHNVHVVALRDRLRDVLVAVGGVRVNGAVGRPDAADALPGIVHVSFEGCEGDSLLMLLDAKGVECSTGSACTAGVAAASHVLLAMGLDMGTARGSLRFSLAHDNNNDDVTAVADVIGDVVDRARAAGLLSAGSRTGGRR
- a CDS encoding BTAD domain-containing putative transcriptional regulator, which gives rise to MGESMREYRVLGPLAVVRDGTPVDLGSPKQRAVLAVLLLHRGAVVSRDRLIDAVWGDDPPAAADTSLQAYVSNLRRLLRDTDGEASPIQRVSPGYRLVVGDDTLDLAEFERFARSAQDARREQRWEDAEDTSVRAAALWNGGLLDEFGDRDWVSVTAAALHEVRLGVAEIHVTATLARGEVSGALGEIAALRSADSLRERGVWLHMIALYRAGRAGEALAVFTDHARVIADELGLDPGVELAELQAAILRRDPEIAAWPRPPHWSGAETAREPAAGRQSAVVDGPARAHPAPLVGREALVQSIRALYSPTRSGTRWFALVGPAGIGKTRLAQEASRLADENGERTVWMRCPDTEGIPAWWPLRQLCRALGADPDEVLSIPAGVDADTARFAVYERVQELLETASAGTPVTVVVDDVHWADPMTSGLLGYLASVTTRAHLTVVMTIREEETGPATVRLRSALIRAGGDVVVVPRLTLDEGVALVRTVTDGGVSSEDAAEIAERTGGNPLFVTEYARLSAGQRAETMPEAVRSVLGRRLDTLDPPVREVIGYAALLGEDIDVPFLARVMDRPPTDVADCLDEAADERIVVWGSSGGQPSFAHALLREQASSSLAPLRRCRMHMRIADVLDDFNGPGASQARAAHLLDALPVADVDTVVAACREAAKDATVRWDSENAAYWYGCALTTYESLVGGEADVAHRDELLVAMLDAYARAGRVQSVLDTVENRLRDAVNDGAADTAGRVARTLLRAGGGWPWMSPAEEPGPLHAVLEHAVDTFADRPDALVGILGALAIGHCYHHDGSVVAGLLKRADAAAAQLGDPAAAADAALARLITYSGVASHAHQQMDLARRIAAHPHPDADVDSVITDSVITMAALTVGDLQTTVAHLERAIAGSERMRLPVLRAQLRWMEMALAVWHADFDLARDHFRVAMAVHQQTELYVAGSGMLALMALAGQQGVGELIDEVLGTDEAGRMDWAAAVVAEAPENQVSRLMAAGVATVAWTQGDVATVRDMVDVWSTDDHPMFWTSLAQATVLADLVAELQLVDHAPRFLNYLTPFSGCIATVGQVGCVGPVDLAVARLHYLLDQQAEGDAALERAQVLCTSADSPSGSLRCRLVEISRAPHGPDRTAALESIVERARRLGLPRVEASALAFLADSGSSHG
- a CDS encoding MmcQ/YjbR family DNA-binding protein, translated to MPHPIMFDDADPILALLRERALALPEATEKTAHGRPTFRCGKMFAMYGGSRKGETKVPHDNALLFVPDPLERDALEQDERFFVPAYVGAFGWLAIDLALDCDWDEVSELLDAAFRQIAPKRAIALLDG
- a CDS encoding FAD-binding protein gives rise to the protein MTTESTRSIDRADIASLRAAVRGDVHRPADPAYETISFNATVSRHPWAVIDVVDADDVAAVVAFAADNGMTVAVHATGHGATPIGGDTLLVRTGGLAGLHVDASARTARVGAGLRWQAVIDAAAPLGLAPVCGSAPSVGVVGLLTGAGIGPMVRALGSSADYVREFTVVTGDASIRRAAPDENAELYWGLRGGKGTLGIVVDALIDLLPIRGFYGGALYFDGDHADAVLHAWNAWIDTLPDDADTSVALLRLPDMPGVPPMLAGRLTVAVRFVSLADPATAASILAPMRDVAVPLLDAVSPLPYAAIGAVHADPADPMPVFEDSVLLGEVTPNTIAALLEQAGPAAHCPLLMVEMRLLGGALSRPSEHPSALCHRAAAANLQIVGVLVPPIADLVPEAVGSLLQALASFSDGSRLPNFTAASDPSVIGRCYDDDTRAWLIALAGQYDPAGVLAVGQVVR
- a CDS encoding vitamin-B12 independent methionine synthase; protein product: MTFAGSRVPTGLGTGLGPMPGVDPVEAVAVVSGETDFAFVPELPARGVGADPVGRAGAVLIDMPFEMVHDTYRLTSRPGSVTRRARDLLARDLDALEEHWDSNGLIDTGKLLKVQLCGPFTYSAQVELRNGHKVVRDRGARLDVVASMTDGLVEHVKELRRRLGAEIVVQLDEQQIDAVLNGSVQPLTRLDAIPPVPMSLIVQRFEEMAAAIGTPMVLHGASTPQSALVRMLPSYAVTVDLSTPTTDVGKDRMAEFLDAGGVMLAGVVPTTRPAAEPRPDEIAQGLARLMDEIGMNRTVLRDNVVVTPHSGLADAEPSWAATALRVASQTAELLASDPAAL
- the mnmA gene encoding tRNA 2-thiouridine(34) synthase MnmA, producing MRVLAAMSGGVDSAVAAARAVEAGHDVVGVHLALSTAPGALRTGSRGCCSREDADDARRAADVLGIPFYVWDFADRFKEDVIDEFVASYAAGETPNPCLSCNEKIKFSALAERAEALGFDALATGHYARLANGELRRAVDADKDQSYVLAVLDHEQLSRAMFPIGDTPKPQIREEAERRGLSVANKPDSHDICFIPTGDTRAFLGARIGVRPGAVIEKSTGEKLADHDGVHGFTIGQRKGLGIEGPGPDGTPRYVTGIDPESGTVTVGSAADLDVSSIVAARAVWTSGVTPDGPVECTVQVRAHGGLAPAVATPIQIDGEPGVRIDLRSPLRGVARGQAAVLYAADDTNGDLVLGCSRIADTVEATR